A part of Methanohalobium evestigatum Z-7303 genomic DNA contains:
- the cbiQ gene encoding cobalt ECF transporter T component CbiQ produces MITFTLLIISKLPFKFIFNHVKWVSLFILPFLIIMPFTVNGDVLVNISNITVTHEGITYGFLITVRAFTAILLVFTMLGTMRFDTTIKALHMLKIPNPLIQMLMFTYRYIFVFLDEFQRMWTAMTSKGFKPGLNISSMSKIGKSVGMLVVKSYERAQRVYQAMLSKGYTGNPNTIVKFNIKTKDT; encoded by the coding sequence GTGATTACTTTCACACTGCTTATTATCTCAAAACTGCCTTTTAAGTTTATATTCAACCATGTTAAATGGGTTTCCCTATTCATTCTTCCTTTTCTAATAATAATGCCCTTTACTGTTAATGGTGATGTTTTGGTAAATATTAGCAACATAACAGTGACCCATGAAGGGATTACCTATGGATTTCTTATTACTGTTAGAGCTTTTACAGCAATTCTACTGGTATTTACAATGCTTGGAACAATGAGGTTTGATACCACAATCAAAGCGTTACATATGCTAAAAATCCCAAATCCTCTGATACAGATGCTTATGTTTACCTATCGTTACATATTTGTTTTCCTTGATGAATTCCAGAGGATGTGGACTGCAATGACATCCAAGGGATTTAAACCTGGTTTAAACATTTCTTCGATGTCAAAAATCGGAAAATCCGTAGGAATGCTTGTTGTTAAAAGTTATGAAAGGGCTCAAAGAGTATATCAGGCTATGCTTTCCAAAGGATATACAGGAAACCCCAATACAATAGTAAAATTCAATATAAAAACCAAAGATACCTGA
- a CDS encoding ABC transporter ATP-binding protein: protein MPSRKLFDRIDSIQLENITKKYNNSFAVQDLNLEIHGGELLILIGPSGSGKTTTLRMINQLIEPDEGRIFINNQDIMQFDSVKLRRNIGYVIQDIGLFPHMTIRNNIGLIPKLEGWSNNEIIDKVKTLLDFVSLPPEQFLYRYPNQLSGGQQQRVGLARALAMDPPLLLMDEPFGALDPILRRQLQDEFCRIKQELGRTIVFVTHDIEEAFKLGDRIAIMDGANLIQIGKPEDLIFNPVNELVSDIVDSNHKFKHMDTLNVKDLMSPMDNKYIFDGNIKINDAVTRMTDNNIELGLVYNGSDFMGTVEMVNLLKYEGDEKLQDVAQSSTTFSPMHSVSSALSELKNKNESFAVVFNGDTPKGLLLSNEVFLKLI, encoded by the coding sequence ATGCCATCCAGAAAACTTTTTGACCGGATAGATTCGATACAACTTGAAAACATAACAAAAAAATACAATAACAGTTTTGCAGTTCAGGATTTAAACCTTGAAATCCATGGTGGGGAATTACTGATTCTTATAGGTCCAAGCGGCTCAGGAAAAACTACCACCCTTAGAATGATAAATCAGTTAATAGAACCTGATGAAGGACGGATTTTTATAAACAATCAGGATATCATGCAGTTTGATTCTGTAAAATTGAGAAGAAATATTGGTTATGTAATCCAAGACATTGGTTTGTTCCCTCATATGACAATAAGGAACAATATAGGTCTCATTCCAAAACTTGAGGGCTGGTCAAATAATGAAATAATAGACAAGGTTAAAACCTTGCTGGATTTTGTATCTTTGCCTCCTGAACAATTCCTGTACCGATACCCCAACCAGTTAAGTGGTGGTCAACAGCAGAGAGTAGGGCTTGCAAGAGCATTGGCAATGGACCCCCCGCTTTTGCTGATGGATGAACCATTTGGAGCACTTGACCCGATATTAAGGCGACAGTTGCAGGATGAATTCTGCAGGATAAAACAGGAGCTTGGAAGAACGATAGTTTTTGTAACTCATGATATTGAAGAAGCGTTCAAACTTGGTGACAGAATTGCGATTATGGATGGTGCAAACCTTATACAGATTGGAAAACCTGAAGATTTGATATTTAACCCTGTAAACGAACTTGTATCTGATATTGTGGACAGTAACCATAAATTCAAACACATGGATACTCTAAATGTAAAAGACCTGATGTCCCCAATGGACAACAAGTATATTTTTGATGGAAATATAAAGATTAATGATGCTGTAACCAGAATGACTGATAATAATATAGAATTGGGGTTGGTTTATAATGGTTCTGATTTCATGGGAACAGTAGAAATGGTGAATTTGTTAAAATATGAAGGTGACGAAAAATTACAGGATGTTGCACAATCATCAACAACGTTTTCACCTATGCATTCAGTATCTTCGGCTCTTTCCGAGCTAAAAAACAAAAATGAGTCTTTTGCGGTAGTTTTCAATGGCGACACTCCTAAAGGACTTCTTTTATCCAATGAAGTTTTTTTAAAACTTATCTAA
- a CDS encoding ABC transporter permease: MLGVLNDIIQVWQTNSLTMRTIEHLYMFSIALFISSVIGVVLGITIYYNSKLSNPVLNILNIFETTPDIALLVILLPIAGMGTLPTIIASILYSLLPITRNTYTGLKGVDRKYINIARALGLSSREILFKIRIPMSLPLIAGGIRIALVFTMGLVTLGGLIAAGGLGTTLQTGIQLYEVNTILLAGIWTGLLAVILDGFAGMVEKRLNSRYETW, from the coding sequence TTGCTGGGGGTTTTAAATGACATCATTCAGGTCTGGCAGACAAATTCACTGACCATGAGAACCATTGAACACCTGTATATGTTTAGTATAGCACTTTTTATATCTTCTGTCATTGGGGTGGTTCTGGGTATTACCATCTATTACAATTCAAAACTCTCAAATCCAGTATTAAACATATTAAATATTTTTGAAACCACACCTGATATCGCTCTTCTTGTAATCCTTTTACCTATAGCAGGAATGGGAACTCTTCCCACTATAATAGCATCAATTCTGTATTCCCTGCTTCCTATTACAAGGAATACATATACTGGATTGAAAGGTGTGGATAGAAAATACATTAATATTGCTCGAGCTCTTGGACTCTCATCCAGAGAAATATTATTTAAAATACGTATACCTATGTCATTGCCCCTTATTGCAGGTGGAATACGGATAGCACTGGTATTTACCATGGGTCTGGTTACTCTCGGGGGGTTGATTGCTGCTGGAGGGCTTGGAACAACGTTACAAACTGGTATCCAGCTTTATGAGGTTAATACGATTCTTCTTGCCGGTATCTGGACAGGATTGCTTGCGGTTATACTTGATGGGTTTGCAGGTATGGTTGAAAAAAGGCTTAACTCGAGGTATGAAACATGGTAA
- a CDS encoding NAD-dependent succinate-semialdehyde dehydrogenase, which yields MDKIVSINPATEKVNKEYNYYSQEKVDGILKKSNEAFEQWKNLDVSERAEYLNNAAAKLRERKEELAPTITKEMGKPIRQSESEIEKCAWVLEHFAEKSKQYIEPEFVDTDAETSGIVFEPLGTILTIMPWNFPFWQALRVGAAALAGGNVILLKHSSHVPMCALEIEGVFRESGFPEGVYQTLLLDGKSTSSLIGRDEIAGVSFTGSTSAGRNVAEEAGKNIKKCVLELGGSDPFIVLDDADLDKAAEAAAAGRFTNTGQSCVSAKRFIVMESIADEFISKFVNATRNLTIGDPMDENTDIGPLVSDKQIKLIEEQVNDAVSKGAEVLLEGGKTEGKGFYYSPVILTNVSKDSRVITEETFGPVAPIITVSSEKEAIKEANDTQFGLGANIWTEDREKAVRLTRDIEAGNVSVNSVTKSDPRLPFGGIKKSGVGRELSRFGFYEFMNIKSMKVY from the coding sequence ATGGATAAAATAGTATCTATTAATCCCGCTACGGAAAAGGTAAATAAAGAATACAATTATTATTCACAGGAAAAGGTTGACGGGATATTAAAAAAATCCAATGAAGCTTTTGAACAGTGGAAAAACCTTGATGTTTCTGAAAGAGCTGAATATCTGAACAATGCTGCGGCTAAACTCCGGGAAAGGAAAGAGGAGCTTGCTCCAACCATTACAAAGGAGATGGGTAAGCCTATAAGGCAGTCAGAATCCGAAATTGAAAAATGTGCATGGGTTCTTGAACATTTTGCTGAAAAATCAAAGCAGTATATAGAGCCTGAATTTGTGGATACAGATGCAGAAACTTCTGGTATTGTTTTTGAACCACTCGGAACAATTCTTACTATTATGCCCTGGAATTTCCCCTTCTGGCAGGCATTACGCGTAGGTGCAGCAGCACTTGCAGGAGGTAATGTAATACTTCTTAAACATTCCAGTCATGTACCCATGTGTGCACTGGAAATAGAGGGGGTATTCAGAGAATCCGGATTCCCAGAAGGAGTTTACCAGACACTGCTTCTTGATGGGAAATCCACCTCATCACTGATAGGAAGAGATGAAATAGCAGGGGTATCTTTTACAGGCAGTACATCAGCAGGCAGGAATGTAGCAGAAGAAGCCGGCAAGAACATAAAAAAATGTGTACTTGAACTTGGTGGAAGCGACCCGTTTATAGTACTGGATGATGCAGACCTTGATAAGGCGGCGGAAGCTGCTGCAGCCGGTCGTTTTACCAATACAGGTCAAAGTTGTGTATCTGCAAAGCGGTTTATTGTCATGGAAAGTATAGCAGATGAGTTCATTTCCAAATTTGTAAACGCAACCAGAAACCTGACAATAGGAGACCCGATGGATGAAAATACCGATATAGGACCACTTGTATCTGATAAACAGATAAAATTGATTGAAGAACAGGTAAATGATGCAGTTTCAAAGGGTGCAGAAGTGTTACTTGAAGGTGGCAAAACTGAAGGTAAAGGTTTCTATTACTCACCTGTGATTCTTACCAATGTATCTAAAGATTCCAGAGTAATTACAGAGGAAACTTTCGGTCCGGTTGCTCCGATTATTACTGTCAGCAGTGAGAAGGAAGCTATAAAAGAAGCCAATGATACCCAATTCGGACTGGGTGCAAACATCTGGACAGAAGACCGTGAAAAAGCGGTACGACTGACAAGGGATATAGAAGCAGGCAATGTCTCTGTTAATTCAGTTACAAAATCCGACCCGAGGTTGCCTTTTGGCGGAATTAAGAAGAGTGGTGTAGGTAGAGAACTTTCAAGGTTTGGTTTTTATGAATTCATGAATATCAAATCCATGAAGGTGTACTGA
- a CDS encoding glycine betaine ABC transporter substrate-binding protein yields MKWKVIAMVLMLITAIMVSGCAQNPQTNESNSNPNSDETIVIGSKLFQESYILAHMLSILLEDNGYNTEVEQGLGGTFVNYEALKQGQIDAYVEYSGTAYSQILKKPSPDTWDPQMIYEETKKGLMQEDNVKIANRLGFENAYAIAVDENWAEEHNITKLSQLEGYASNMVIGTDPEFATREDGLPRIKEVYGFEFKDYKQGAPSIMYQSIKNDEVDAISAYTTDTKNEKFGLRVLEDDKGALPPYDAITLMTSDFASSHPDVMDTLGQLNNTIDQETMRNLNYQYDVENKEAKDIARQFLENRGLIEENN; encoded by the coding sequence ATGAAATGGAAAGTTATTGCTATGGTACTTATGCTCATTACCGCTATAATGGTGAGTGGGTGTGCACAGAATCCTCAAACAAATGAATCAAACAGTAATCCAAATTCTGATGAAACTATTGTAATAGGTTCCAAACTTTTCCAGGAATCCTATATACTTGCTCATATGCTTTCAATATTACTGGAGGATAATGGATATAATACCGAAGTAGAACAAGGACTTGGGGGAACGTTTGTTAATTATGAAGCACTGAAACAGGGACAAATAGACGCCTATGTTGAATATTCAGGAACAGCCTACAGCCAGATACTTAAAAAACCGTCACCTGATACTTGGGACCCCCAGATGATATATGAAGAGACCAAAAAAGGTCTTATGCAGGAAGATAATGTAAAAATAGCAAATCGATTGGGTTTTGAAAATGCTTATGCTATTGCAGTAGATGAAAATTGGGCAGAAGAGCATAATATAACAAAACTGAGCCAACTTGAAGGTTACGCGTCAAATATGGTAATCGGGACAGACCCGGAATTTGCCACCAGAGAAGATGGGCTCCCACGTATAAAAGAGGTATATGGTTTTGAATTCAAAGATTACAAACAGGGTGCTCCATCTATTATGTATCAATCCATCAAAAATGATGAAGTAGATGCTATATCTGCATATACTACCGACACAAAGAATGAAAAGTTTGGGCTCAGGGTTCTTGAAGATGATAAAGGAGCACTTCCACCCTATGATGCTATAACACTGATGACAAGTGATTTTGCATCCAGTCATCCAGATGTAATGGATACTCTCGGACAATTGAATAATACTATAGACCAGGAAACCATGAGAAACCTGAATTACCAGTATGATGTAGAGAATAAAGAAGCAAAAGACATTGCAAGGCAATTCCTTGAGAACAGGGGTTTGATAGAAGAAAATAATTAA
- a CDS encoding response regulator — protein MSNSDVNVLVVEDNVFNMELTVDLLKSYGYNVTKAEDGYIALEKLKNIKIDLILLDMQLPKMDGLELLSKLKNDPETMNIPVVALTAHAMLGDKKRFIDAGCDGYISKPMDIYKFKSQIDQHLNNDH, from the coding sequence ATGTCAAATTCAGATGTTAATGTTCTTGTGGTTGAGGATAACGTATTTAATATGGAATTAACAGTTGACCTGCTAAAATCCTACGGATACAATGTCACAAAAGCAGAAGATGGGTATATTGCCCTTGAAAAATTAAAAAACATAAAAATCGATTTGATACTGCTTGATATGCAACTTCCGAAAATGGATGGTCTCGAACTGCTTTCAAAGTTGAAAAATGACCCCGAAACCATGAACATACCGGTCGTTGCCCTGACTGCTCATGCGATGCTGGGCGATAAAAAACGTTTTATTGATGCTGGTTGTGACGGATATATATCAAAACCAATGGACATATATAAATTTAAGAGCCAGATTGATCAGCATTTAAACAACGACCATTAA
- a CDS encoding ABC transporter permease → MVTLETIANATLQHVTLVYLTLIASIVISIPLAFISVESEKLANWIMKVSNLLQAVPSFAVVAIVVPLIGIGFTPALIAILVRALLPIIKNTYIGLLNIDPSLIDYAHGVGLTRWQINRYIRLPNSYPAIFAGIRFSALLANSIAVLTALIGGGGLGELVFEGLVSFNIDRILAGAIPAILLALASDSLLAMIEKKLTPVNLRE, encoded by the coding sequence ATGGTAACTCTGGAAACCATTGCAAATGCTACTCTCCAGCATGTAACCCTTGTTTATTTGACTTTAATAGCAAGTATTGTTATATCTATACCTCTTGCTTTCATATCAGTAGAAAGTGAAAAACTGGCGAATTGGATTATGAAAGTATCCAACCTTTTACAGGCAGTACCGAGTTTTGCAGTGGTAGCTATTGTTGTTCCTCTTATAGGAATTGGGTTTACACCTGCATTGATAGCCATCCTTGTAAGGGCGTTGTTGCCGATTATAAAAAATACATATATTGGTCTTTTAAATATCGACCCATCACTTATTGACTATGCACATGGTGTAGGATTGACCAGATGGCAGATTAACCGTTATATCCGCCTTCCAAACTCCTATCCAGCCATATTTGCAGGTATCAGGTTTTCAGCACTACTTGCAAACAGTATAGCGGTACTGACTGCACTTATAGGTGGTGGAGGTCTGGGGGAGCTGGTTTTTGAAGGACTTGTGAGTTTTAACATTGATAGAATTCTGGCAGGTGCTATACCTGCAATATTACTCGCACTTGCAAGTGACAGTTTACTGGCAATGATTGAGAAAAAGTTGACACCAGTAAATCTAAGAGAATAA
- a CDS encoding class I SAM-dependent methyltransferase: MNLRNQLENKVPEHLLGNVPKRFDIIGDIAVVSIPYELDTYKFDIARAITAVHRNVKTILNKTNKVDGYKRTSDFKILFGNETITTHREHGFSYKFDVGKVFFNNRLSYERQRLIAKINPYEKILIPFCGVGPFAIPAAFYGFKAVAIEKNPEAFKWLQENVCLNKVKDSITLIQKDVTDISTFLNSYDFDRVIVPTPYGMDNILLYIAEFVKSKGFIHFYTFKPESEIPDFIDSAKTLGLETVYYRRCGNVAPGIIRWGIDFKKM; this comes from the coding sequence ATGAATCTTAGAAATCAACTGGAAAATAAGGTTCCTGAACATTTACTTGGTAATGTACCAAAACGTTTTGATATCATAGGGGATATAGCAGTGGTATCAATACCCTATGAACTTGACACTTATAAATTTGATATTGCCCGAGCTATTACAGCAGTTCACAGGAATGTAAAAACAATTCTTAATAAAACGAATAAAGTAGATGGGTATAAAAGAACATCAGATTTTAAAATTTTATTCGGGAATGAAACAATAACAACCCACAGGGAACACGGTTTTAGTTACAAATTCGATGTAGGTAAAGTATTTTTTAATAATCGTCTCTCTTATGAGAGGCAAAGGTTGATTGCAAAGATAAATCCATACGAAAAAATTCTGATTCCTTTTTGTGGAGTAGGTCCTTTTGCTATTCCTGCGGCTTTTTATGGTTTTAAAGCCGTTGCAATAGAAAAAAACCCCGAAGCTTTTAAATGGTTGCAGGAAAATGTCTGTTTGAATAAAGTGAAAGATAGTATAACACTTATCCAAAAGGATGTTACAGATATATCTACATTCCTTAACAGTTATGATTTTGATAGGGTTATTGTTCCTACTCCATATGGTATGGACAACATCCTTTTGTATATAGCAGAATTTGTAAAAAGTAAAGGTTTTATTCACTTTTATACTTTTAAACCAGAATCTGAAATCCCTGATTTTATTGATAGTGCTAAAACACTTGGTCTGGAGACTGTTTATTATCGAAGATGTGGGAATGTGGCACCCGGTATAATCAGGTGGGGAATTGATTTTAAAAAGATGTAA
- a CDS encoding acetolactate synthase large subunit yields the protein MKASDLFVKCLENEGVEYVFGIPGEETLDLMDSLSHSSIKFIVTRHEQGAAFMADVYGRLTHKPGVCLSTLGPGATNLMTGIADAYLDRAPLVAVTGQASLEKTHKEAHQYINVVDTLKNITNWNRKITRPDFIPEIVRKTFDIACDAPGAVHVELPEDIAIEDTLETPLQKKMYSHKSEHDENELEKAVELIEQSNKPLILAGNGVTREQSAEQLEKFVNRLKIPATTTFMGKGNIPTDNDLYIGSVGLQRKDYLMCGFDVADLVICVGVDPVEYSPRLWNPDGSKKIIHIHNSHPEIDSSYLPECSLIGNLKHSLYRLTENCTSEKGVPESIAKLKQTMENELLSYRNDNSFPVKPQRILYDIRNRLYRDDILISDVGAHKLWVGRLFPAYKPNTVQISNGLASMGFALPGAIAAKLVHPEKNVVAVVGDGGFMMNVQELETAKRIGTDLIVIIFNDSKYGVIEWNELEKFKTSYGIDFSNPDFVQMAQSFGVNGVKIESADELTSKLQYALENGGIWVFDVEVDYTENIKLGEKLREMTCGI from the coding sequence ATGAAAGCTAGTGACCTCTTTGTCAAATGCCTGGAAAATGAAGGGGTTGAATATGTGTTCGGAATACCAGGTGAAGAAACCCTTGACCTAATGGACTCGCTTTCACATTCAAGTATAAAATTCATTGTAACAAGACATGAACAGGGTGCGGCGTTTATGGCTGATGTCTATGGGAGGCTGACCCATAAACCCGGGGTATGTCTTTCTACACTTGGACCGGGCGCTACCAACCTGATGACAGGTATAGCTGATGCTTATCTGGACAGGGCACCATTGGTAGCAGTAACCGGACAGGCATCACTGGAGAAGACTCATAAAGAGGCTCACCAATACATCAACGTTGTTGATACATTAAAAAACATAACAAACTGGAACAGAAAAATAACCCGTCCGGATTTTATACCTGAAATTGTACGAAAAACGTTTGACATAGCCTGTGATGCACCCGGTGCAGTTCATGTTGAATTACCTGAGGATATAGCAATTGAAGATACACTGGAAACTCCCCTTCAAAAGAAAATGTATTCCCATAAAAGTGAACATGATGAAAATGAATTGGAAAAAGCTGTTGAACTAATTGAACAATCGAATAAACCTTTAATTCTTGCAGGAAATGGGGTGACAAGGGAACAATCTGCTGAACAGCTTGAAAAGTTTGTAAACAGGTTAAAAATCCCAGCAACAACCACATTCATGGGTAAAGGTAACATTCCTACAGACAATGACTTATATATCGGATCCGTCGGGCTTCAAAGAAAAGATTATCTTATGTGTGGATTTGATGTAGCAGATCTTGTAATCTGTGTAGGTGTAGACCCTGTTGAATACAGTCCGCGTCTGTGGAATCCTGATGGTTCAAAAAAGATAATACATATTCATAATAGCCATCCGGAAATAGATTCAAGTTATCTTCCCGAATGTTCACTTATAGGTAATTTAAAACATTCTCTTTATCGCCTGACAGAAAACTGTACATCTGAAAAGGGTGTACCCGAATCAATAGCAAAACTTAAACAGACGATGGAAAACGAGTTATTGTCCTACAGGAATGATAATTCGTTCCCTGTGAAACCGCAAAGAATCTTATATGATATAAGGAACCGTCTTTACAGAGATGACATACTTATCAGTGATGTGGGGGCTCATAAACTATGGGTGGGCAGACTGTTTCCTGCATATAAACCAAACACAGTTCAGATATCCAATGGACTGGCTTCAATGGGTTTTGCACTTCCGGGAGCTATTGCTGCAAAGCTTGTCCATCCTGAAAAAAATGTTGTTGCAGTCGTAGGAGACGGCGGATTTATGATGAACGTTCAGGAACTGGAAACTGCAAAACGGATTGGCACTGACCTGATTGTTATTATATTTAACGATTCCAAATATGGGGTGATTGAGTGGAATGAACTTGAAAAATTCAAAACATCTTACGGAATCGATTTTTCCAATCCGGATTTTGTCCAGATGGCTCAAAGTTTTGGGGTGAACGGGGTTAAAATAGAATCAGCTGATGAATTAACCTCCAAACTCCAATATGCACTGGAAAATGGGGGAATCTGGGTTTTTGATGTGGAAGTCGATTATACTGAAAATATCAAGCTTGGTGAAAAATTGCGGGAGATGACCTGTGGGATTTGA
- a CDS encoding class I SAM-dependent methyltransferase, with protein sequence MRDNMFFLNKNNDTKKRKKEEIRFWSKVSNSYDDWIEHGFKEQYKAFKSKIASYTQSGDSVLEIGTGTGEIAFYIAPKCKNVTGIDISPGMIDIARKKNTESGYNNLSFQVEDAYNLPFDKNEFTKIVSCNVLQTMKNPYRSIQECGKILDKGNEYLSITYCFGDSSLFEQVKLIKWVIHYGKPKYWHNFKSDELVNLFQEAGFEIIEKDWVWEKPAVLFLRSRKM encoded by the coding sequence ATGAGAGATAATATGTTCTTCTTAAATAAGAATAACGATACTAAAAAAAGGAAAAAGGAAGAAATCCGGTTCTGGAGCAAGGTCAGTAATAGTTATGATGACTGGATTGAACATGGTTTTAAAGAGCAATATAAAGCTTTCAAATCAAAAATTGCATCATACACCCAATCTGGAGATAGTGTACTGGAAATTGGAACAGGTACCGGAGAAATAGCATTCTATATTGCACCTAAATGCAAAAATGTGACAGGCATTGACATTTCACCCGGAATGATTGATATTGCCAGAAAGAAAAACACTGAATCAGGATATAATAATCTTAGCTTTCAGGTGGAGGATGCCTATAACCTTCCTTTTGACAAAAATGAATTTACAAAAATTGTCAGCTGTAATGTACTCCAGACCATGAAAAACCCGTATAGATCAATTCAGGAATGCGGGAAAATATTGGATAAAGGTAACGAATACTTAAGTATTACCTATTGTTTTGGAGATTCCAGTCTATTTGAGCAGGTCAAATTGATAAAATGGGTTATACACTATGGGAAACCGAAATACTGGCACAATTTTAAATCCGATGAACTTGTTAACCTTTTCCAAGAGGCTGGTTTTGAGATAATAGAAAAAGATTGGGTATGGGAAAAACCTGCTGTTTTATTCCTGAGGTCACGGAAAATGTAA
- the hisG gene encoding ATP phosphoribosyltransferase: MIRIAIPNKGRLNEPTVKLLKEAGLPVSDGGERKLFGTTTDPEISFLFARAADIPEYVQDGAADIGITGIDLVSETDADVDLMLDLNYGKSNLMLAVPEDSSIESVEELEGMKIGTEFPNITKKFFDSKNINIEVIKVSGACEMTPYIGVADAIVDISSSGTTFVLNNLKPVEKVFSSSVYMIANHQSAKRKDKIHHIKTAFESVLNAEGKRYLMMNVPKDSLDEVKEVLPGLSGPTVMKVESESSTLAVHAVVDSDMIFTTVNNLKEVGARDILVVPIERLMP, encoded by the coding sequence ATGATACGTATCGCTATACCAAACAAAGGACGCCTAAATGAACCAACTGTGAAACTGCTTAAAGAAGCTGGACTCCCTGTATCTGACGGAGGGGAGAGAAAGCTTTTTGGAACAACTACTGATCCAGAAATTTCTTTTTTATTTGCAAGAGCCGCAGATATACCTGAATATGTACAGGATGGAGCTGCAGACATCGGTATTACTGGTATAGACCTTGTCTCAGAAACCGATGCTGATGTTGATCTTATGCTTGATTTGAATTACGGAAAATCAAACCTTATGCTTGCTGTTCCTGAAGATTCATCAATAGAATCTGTAGAAGAGCTTGAAGGTATGAAAATTGGAACCGAGTTTCCAAATATAACAAAGAAATTTTTTGACAGCAAGAACATAAACATAGAGGTCATCAAAGTAAGCGGTGCCTGTGAAATGACACCCTATATAGGAGTCGCTGACGCCATTGTAGATATATCAAGCTCAGGCACTACTTTTGTACTGAACAATCTAAAACCCGTGGAAAAGGTTTTTTCGTCTTCTGTATATATGATTGCAAACCACCAGAGTGCAAAAAGAAAAGATAAGATACATCATATAAAAACTGCATTTGAAAGTGTACTCAACGCCGAAGGGAAACGGTATTTGATGATGAACGTACCAAAAGATTCACTGGATGAGGTTAAGGAGGTTCTTCCAGGTCTCTCCGGACCTACTGTGATGAAAGTTGAATCAGAATCCTCTACACTTGCAGTACACGCAGTAGTAGATTCTGATATGATTTTTACAACAGTTAACAATCTAAAAGAGGTAGGTGCAAGAGACATCCTTGTTGTACCAATTGAACGTCTGATGCCGTGA
- the hisA gene encoding 1-(5-phosphoribosyl)-5-[(5-phosphoribosylamino)methylideneamino]imidazole-4-carboxamide isomerase, producing the protein MCFEIIPAIDIREGKCVQLVQGVPGSEIVCLDDPVEAAVDWYNKGARIFHLIDLDGAIEGERKNAPIIQNIVDKFKTEDVVIQVGGGIRSEEDAAQLLNIGVDRVILSTAALENPGLIKGLAKRFGSKSVMVALDSKKGKISVEGWTKESEFTAVDMGIKFENLGAGSILFTNIDTEGLMQGTETKPIEELVESVTIPVIASGGVTSIDDLLTIKNVGASGVVVGSALYKNKFKLADAIDAVKGKNCK; encoded by the coding sequence ATGTGTTTTGAAATCATACCTGCAATCGATATTAGAGAAGGAAAATGTGTTCAGCTTGTACAGGGTGTTCCCGGTAGTGAAATTGTATGCCTCGATGACCCTGTCGAAGCCGCAGTGGACTGGTACAACAAGGGAGCTAGAATTTTCCACCTTATAGACCTTGACGGTGCTATCGAGGGTGAGCGTAAAAATGCTCCTATTATCCAGAATATCGTGGATAAATTCAAAACCGAGGATGTGGTAATACAGGTCGGTGGAGGCATCCGTTCCGAAGAGGATGCCGCACAGCTTTTGAATATCGGTGTTGACAGAGTCATATTGAGTACTGCTGCTCTTGAAAACCCCGGACTGATAAAAGGTTTGGCTAAAAGATTTGGAAGCAAAAGTGTAATGGTTGCACTGGATTCTAAAAAAGGTAAGATATCAGTAGAAGGATGGACAAAGGAATCCGAATTTACCGCTGTTGACATGGGTATCAAATTCGAAAACCTTGGTGCAGGGAGTATTCTATTTACAAATATTGATACAGAGGGATTGATGCAGGGCACAGAAACAAAACCCATTGAAGAACTTGTTGAATCAGTAACAATTCCTGTTATTGCTTCTGGAGGAGTTACCAGTATAGACGACCTTCTTACAATCAAAAATGTTGGTGCATCGGGTGTTGTTGTAGGAAGTGCACTCTATAAAAACAAATTTAAACTTGCAGATGCAATTGATGCAGTTAAAGGTAAAAATTGTAAGTAA